The following coding sequences lie in one Metallumcola ferriviriculae genomic window:
- a CDS encoding nucleotidyltransferase family protein, translating into MRFGLEDKIIKKINSVLSRYKTVHKAMIFGSRAKGDFKYNSDIDIAVYTNGESVTGLLHELDEAAGIYKTDLIIMEQLNNEKLRQKIERDGIEIYGKQGDG; encoded by the coding sequence ATGAGATTTGGTTTGGAAGACAAAATAATTAAAAAAATCAATTCTGTATTAAGTAGGTATAAAACAGTTCATAAAGCCATGATTTTCGGTTCAAGAGCAAAAGGCGACTTCAAGTATAATTCTGACATTGATATTGCTGTTTACACAAATGGAGAATCGGTAACAGGACTTTTGCATGAATTAGATGAGGCTGCAGGGATTTATAAAACAGATTTGATTATTATGGAGCAGCTGAATAATGAAAAGCTTAGACAAAAAATTGAACGTGATGGGATTGAAATATACGGGAAGCAAGGGGACGGTTGA
- a CDS encoding nucleotidyltransferase substrate binding protein, whose product MDIEKLEDKFLNYSKALSRLKESLERDESDDIVLDAVIQRFEFTYELSWKLLKVYLSYNGLAEVRTPREAFKEAFAVGLLDEGDVWIDMLDDRNRTSHTYEEAQARVIYEKVKCKYYGILNKLKESIGRELEV is encoded by the coding sequence ATGGATATAGAAAAACTGGAGGACAAGTTTCTTAATTATTCAAAAGCTTTAAGCAGACTAAAAGAGTCATTGGAGAGAGACGAGTCCGATGACATTGTTCTAGATGCAGTAATCCAACGGTTTGAGTTTACCTATGAGCTTTCATGGAAGCTGCTTAAGGTCTATTTGTCATATAATGGTTTAGCTGAAGTGCGGACACCTAGAGAGGCTTTTAAAGAAGCCTTTGCCGTTGGTTTGCTAGATGAGGGTGATGTGTGGATTGACATGCTGGATGATAGAAATCGTACATCCCATACTTATGAGGAAGCTCAGGCACGGGTAATTTATGAGAAAGTTAAATGTAAGTACTATGGAATATTAAATAAACTTAAAGAGTCTATCGGCAGGGAGCTTGAAGTATGA
- a CDS encoding VanZ family protein, which produces MGGASAQLAVREIVKLLQEMFAIEVGGYIMKLILKSLPILYMAFIWYLSSYPSDAVIHLGLPFEAMLKESLHLVEFAGVYILWVLFFLVSGKFDRKRNILAVVIAIAYGFIDETHQYFVPSRSAAVIDLVKDTVGVMAAWYVVNGAYFNGRFPIIGEGIKWVEERCADRENGVD; this is translated from the coding sequence GTGGGCGGTGCTTCCGCGCAGCTAGCAGTTCGAGAAATTGTCAAGTTATTGCAGGAAATGTTTGCGATAGAAGTTGGTGGATATATTATGAAGCTAATACTTAAATCTTTACCCATTTTATACATGGCTTTCATTTGGTACCTATCAAGCTACCCCAGTGATGCTGTCATTCATCTCGGGCTTCCCTTTGAAGCTATGCTGAAAGAGAGCCTGCATCTGGTGGAGTTTGCCGGTGTATATATCTTATGGGTACTTTTCTTTCTGGTAAGCGGGAAGTTTGACCGGAAGAGAAATATATTGGCGGTGGTGATTGCCATCGCTTATGGGTTTATTGATGAAACGCATCAATACTTTGTGCCGTCCCGGTCAGCTGCTGTCATTGATCTTGTTAAGGATACTGTAGGGGTGATGGCTGCCTGGTATGTTGTTAACGGAGCATACTTTAATGGGCGGTTTCCTATTATAGGTGAGGGTATTAAGTGGGTTGAAGAACGATGCGCGGACAGAGAGAATGGCGTTGATTAA
- a CDS encoding LamG-like jellyroll fold domain-containing protein: MVERHGLLIFNKQINDIPNVITIEAYMRPVSTGESGSISLFNREGGTWGEYLARVVFRSEQISYSETGHDDDDLVNLQSYTVDTWYHIKIAHDLNTRTYDIYIDGVNKASGVAMSSGNDPDSLVVSSGNGSGSNIIYYDDVKVYSGDESPNSNATLSDLAVDGTTVDGFDPDIASCDIELPVGTTEVPTVTATVYDTGKATAEVTPVFYLPGMPQGRFVCQVVSQPGLGE; this comes from the coding sequence ATGGTGGAACGTCATGGTCTGCTAATTTTTAATAAACAAATTAATGATATCCCTAATGTCATTACTATAGAAGCATATATGCGGCCTGTTTCTACCGGTGAATCAGGAAGCATATCACTTTTTAATAGGGAAGGGGGAACATGGGGGGAATACTTGGCAAGGGTAGTTTTTAGAAGTGAACAGATTTCTTATAGCGAAACTGGCCATGATGATGATGATTTAGTAAATTTACAAAGCTATACAGTTGATACATGGTATCATATTAAGATAGCTCATGATTTAAATACCAGAACATATGACATATACATTGACGGCGTGAATAAGGCCAGTGGTGTTGCAATGAGCAGCGGGAACGATCCCGATAGTTTGGTTGTGAGCTCGGGAAATGGCTCAGGTAGCAATATTATTTATTATGATGATGTGAAGGTTTATAGTGGAGATGAATCACCGAATTCCAATGCTACATTAAGTGACTTAGCCGTGGACGGTACCACGGTGGACGGTTTTGACCCCGACATTGCGAGCTGCGATATAGAGCTGCCTGTAGGTACCACGGAAGTGCCTACGGTGACGGCCACGGTTTACGATACTGGAAAGGCAACCGCCGAAGTAACTCCGGTCTTTTATTTACCTGGGATGCCACAGGGACGTTTTGTTTGCCAGGTGGTCAGTCAACCGGGCCTTGGAGAATGA
- a CDS encoding ABC transporter permease: MNTPGKLFLNRLANEWKFQYGVWKTVFDWTIILYVVVPTIIIIVRQYLLLLHNVPPQFKLMPLELYVGIVFLITWRGRIRLFLEQADQLFLNQNDHWYGGLLKMSIFYYLVKSVVISAALFAVLAPIFFQIYSFTWGQIVRFYVIAVLAKFIFGIFRQLLIRKFHGFKGKLVQIIFFILWGIVFRYLAPLVISSEAYAMAVIGGVLAIAVTLAVKRISMRGMFLEDWAQAVEEKLKYVGFILSVSGQKVKRPGARRKRPWLFRNSGNIFRIRSGSNILIEFGLKSFLRNKGAVLIYLQVILFGTLFMLSLPAQWRWMVLAVLAFILASLVRLHWVEEFYSDFMQLFPWKQELKHTAAEKFIFITTLPGFLAMSFFYGLTTFSLLGALAAPPIAFFFLRYLVRNIVLFAKI; the protein is encoded by the coding sequence ATGAACACGCCGGGAAAGCTCTTTTTGAACCGTCTGGCCAACGAATGGAAGTTCCAGTATGGCGTTTGGAAAACAGTCTTCGATTGGACTATTATACTCTATGTAGTTGTACCCACAATAATTATCATTGTGAGACAGTATCTGCTCTTGCTGCATAATGTTCCCCCGCAGTTCAAGCTGATGCCATTGGAACTATATGTGGGTATTGTTTTCCTTATTACATGGAGAGGCAGAATAAGACTTTTTCTGGAACAAGCCGACCAGCTTTTTCTCAACCAAAACGACCACTGGTACGGGGGCCTTTTAAAGATGAGCATATTTTATTACTTGGTAAAAAGTGTTGTTATCTCTGCTGCTTTATTTGCCGTTCTTGCACCAATATTTTTTCAAATATATTCATTTACGTGGGGTCAAATTGTCCGGTTTTACGTTATTGCAGTATTGGCCAAATTTATTTTCGGGATTTTTCGCCAGTTGCTGATTAGGAAATTTCACGGCTTTAAAGGCAAACTGGTGCAAATAATTTTTTTTATCCTATGGGGTATAGTATTTCGCTACTTGGCGCCTTTGGTCATTAGCAGTGAGGCTTACGCGATGGCAGTCATTGGTGGGGTTCTTGCTATTGCTGTGACATTGGCTGTTAAAAGAATTAGCATGAGGGGAATGTTTCTGGAAGATTGGGCCCAGGCCGTGGAAGAGAAACTTAAGTACGTCGGATTTATTCTCAGTGTGAGTGGACAAAAGGTAAAAAGACCGGGGGCAAGAAGGAAACGCCCTTGGTTATTTAGAAATTCCGGCAACATTTTTAGGATACGCAGCGGTTCCAACATTCTTATAGAGTTTGGGTTGAAATCGTTTCTACGCAATAAAGGGGCTGTTTTAATTTATCTGCAGGTTATTTTATTCGGCACCCTATTCATGTTATCATTGCCTGCCCAATGGCGCTGGATGGTACTGGCAGTTTTAGCATTTATCTTGGCAAGTTTGGTGCGGCTACACTGGGTGGAGGAATTCTATTCAGATTTTATGCAGCTATTCCCATGGAAACAGGAACTAAAACACACTGCAGCCGAAAAATTCATTTTCATCACCACTTTACCGGGATTCCTGGCAATGAGTTTTTTCTACGGTTTAACTACTTTTTCTTTGCTAGGAGCTTTAGCCGCGCCGCCCATAGCTTTCTTTTTCTTACGTTATTTAGTACGAAATATAGTCTTATTTGCCAAGATATAA
- a CDS encoding ABC transporter ATP-binding protein, whose product MELLRVDIKEAGYPGREKIVEDVRFSLFSGEMLGLIGPNGAGKSTILKTIMGLLPGRCDIEFVGLNKNYAYVPEQPVLYDRLTLWEHLELVAAAYCLEKREFENTAEDLLELFHLSKEKNHMPANFSKGMQQKVMLVIGFLIKPDVYIVDEPFMGLDPRAIKEFLQLLEKERERGAGILVSTHQLDVAERICRSLLLISDGHIAANGTLAEIQSQCDLPCGSLFDCFNKILEEKS is encoded by the coding sequence ATGGAACTTTTAAGAGTAGATATTAAAGAGGCCGGATACCCGGGGAGAGAAAAAATAGTGGAAGACGTCAGGTTCTCCTTGTTTTCCGGTGAAATGTTGGGGCTAATTGGTCCAAACGGAGCAGGAAAGAGCACTATTTTGAAGACTATAATGGGTCTGCTGCCCGGTCGTTGCGATATAGAGTTTGTTGGGCTGAATAAAAACTATGCTTACGTACCGGAGCAGCCGGTGCTGTATGATAGGCTGACTTTGTGGGAGCACTTGGAATTGGTTGCGGCCGCTTATTGCTTGGAAAAAAGGGAATTTGAAAATACCGCGGAAGATTTGCTGGAACTTTTTCATTTAAGTAAGGAAAAGAATCATATGCCGGCAAACTTTTCAAAGGGCATGCAGCAAAAGGTTATGTTGGTCATTGGTTTTTTAATTAAGCCTGATGTTTACATTGTGGACGAGCCATTTATGGGTCTGGACCCGCGGGCAATTAAAGAATTTCTTCAACTGTTAGAGAAAGAAAGAGAGCGGGGTGCCGGGATATTAGTTTCGACCCATCAACTGGATGTAGCCGAGCGTATTTGCCGATCTTTGTTGTTGATATCGGACGGCCATATTGCTGCAAATGGAACCTTGGCGGAGATTCAAAGCCAATGCGATTTGCCGTGTGGCTCGCTGTTTGATTGTTTCAACAAAATTTTGGAGGAAAAATCATGA
- a CDS encoding O-antigen ligase family protein: MAHIKENGYYWFAFVLFSFLLLLPSYFRGLFFPVEQSWALLGATIIAVLTYLWKLSQRDYSLMRNMLDYHILGLLAAYIIASFGAASAQLAVQEIVKMALYVYIFWLAANLGKDKEKIRYLMMVIYTSAVGVALAGFLTAVGTINIKDGFVSGRVFSTLQYANATASLLAAVSFLGLYLWYKGNTWQKYLFTAGNYFLLIVLLTTNSRGGFLVYIPAVLIFFLGFRKRWWTIYHWGFVMLGAFVANFKLIPSILAKDFGGAWGWLFMGLAVALVGQIILDIAGKFTDRDKFVAFVSVAVMIAALVGLFMAASIVVNADQGEISEDSILVKVMPEKFLTRIQSINSGDNSTLSRIYWMKDSFKLIKERPIFGWGGGAWESSYRRIQSYGYSSTQVHNHWLQMWTEIGTVGILILIGIWFYFFFTVWKNYRQGDTETQLLQWTIVAAAVMLGVHALIDFDLALSAVAIVLFSMFGFTRALAKLRVGEPLPISAKKFAQVKMRYVAVFAVFILFTFTLSAMLLLGNSYAVRGSDAFKAKNYNTALVNFDKAATFNPWQPSYHLDMAKLNMMTGKKEEGLKEVKKAVSLSPHDPRNYQEASYIAWREGFLFEALDLAEQSVENGPWMKGNWDNLQHLYVVAGVNLVAKGDQTQAYQVFLKAADMPDEMSEKYAALTETEKKLWGTRINPRLQPTHYNRLQEGIGDYFLGNWEKAKEMLTVATKSKKTNGEAYMWLSLIAEQEGNTGQAKKYLDQAGKLNPQIMQQYQYVKDLPILK, translated from the coding sequence ATGGCGCATATAAAGGAAAACGGTTATTACTGGTTCGCTTTTGTGCTTTTCAGCTTTCTGCTTTTATTACCATCATATTTTCGCGGCTTATTTTTCCCGGTTGAACAATCGTGGGCACTGCTGGGCGCCACTATTATTGCGGTGCTGACTTACTTATGGAAACTCAGTCAACGTGATTATTCTCTGATGCGTAACATGCTTGACTATCATATCCTTGGCCTGTTGGCGGCCTATATAATTGCTTCTTTTGGTGCTGCTTCCGCCCAGCTGGCAGTTCAAGAAATTGTCAAGATGGCGCTATATGTATATATATTTTGGCTCGCGGCTAATTTGGGTAAAGATAAAGAGAAAATTCGCTATCTCATGATGGTGATTTACACCAGCGCAGTAGGGGTGGCATTAGCCGGGTTTCTAACTGCTGTTGGGACAATAAATATTAAAGACGGCTTTGTAAGCGGACGGGTATTTTCTACATTGCAGTATGCTAATGCTACCGCTAGTCTCTTGGCGGCGGTAAGTTTCTTGGGATTATATCTCTGGTATAAGGGTAATACTTGGCAGAAGTACCTTTTTACCGCCGGTAATTATTTTTTACTGATAGTTTTATTAACGACCAACTCCCGGGGCGGTTTCTTGGTATATATCCCTGCGGTGCTGATATTTTTCTTAGGGTTTAGAAAGCGCTGGTGGACCATCTATCACTGGGGTTTTGTCATGTTGGGCGCCTTTGTGGCTAATTTTAAGCTTATTCCTTCGATACTTGCAAAAGACTTTGGCGGTGCTTGGGGCTGGCTCTTTATGGGTCTCGCGGTAGCTTTGGTCGGGCAGATTATCTTGGATATAGCCGGGAAGTTTACCGATCGAGATAAATTTGTTGCTTTCGTCAGTGTAGCAGTTATGATAGCTGCGCTGGTTGGGCTTTTTATGGCAGCTAGTATTGTCGTTAATGCTGACCAGGGCGAAATTTCTGAAGACAGTATCTTGGTGAAAGTAATGCCGGAAAAATTTCTTACGCGTATTCAGAGTATTAACTCCGGGGATAATTCCACTTTAAGCCGGATATATTGGATGAAGGATAGCTTTAAGCTGATAAAGGAGCGGCCCATTTTTGGTTGGGGCGGCGGCGCTTGGGAATCTTCATATCGACGCATTCAAAGCTATGGGTATTCGTCCACTCAGGTGCACAATCACTGGCTGCAGATGTGGACGGAAATTGGTACAGTGGGAATATTAATCTTAATCGGCATTTGGTTTTACTTCTTCTTTACGGTGTGGAAGAATTATCGTCAGGGTGATACTGAGACCCAACTGCTGCAGTGGACGATAGTGGCTGCTGCGGTAATGCTTGGTGTTCATGCCCTGATTGACTTTGATTTAGCTTTATCGGCCGTTGCTATCGTCCTTTTTAGTATGTTTGGTTTTACCCGGGCTTTGGCTAAACTTCGTGTGGGCGAGCCTCTGCCCATTTCGGCGAAGAAGTTTGCCCAAGTGAAGATGCGCTATGTGGCGGTATTTGCTGTGTTTATCCTCTTTACTTTTACTCTGTCTGCCATGCTTTTATTGGGTAATAGCTACGCAGTGAGAGGATCAGATGCTTTTAAGGCGAAAAACTATAACACTGCTTTGGTCAACTTTGATAAGGCCGCCACGTTTAACCCGTGGCAGCCCAGCTATCATCTTGATATGGCTAAGCTTAATATGATGACCGGTAAGAAAGAAGAGGGCCTTAAAGAAGTAAAAAAAGCTGTCAGTCTATCCCCTCACGACCCAAGGAATTACCAGGAAGCGTCGTATATTGCCTGGCGAGAAGGATTTCTATTTGAGGCGCTTGATTTGGCTGAGCAGTCGGTAGAAAACGGGCCGTGGATGAAGGGTAATTGGGATAACCTACAGCACCTTTACGTGGTTGCCGGGGTAAACCTGGTCGCTAAAGGTGACCAGACCCAAGCATATCAGGTGTTTCTAAAGGCGGCTGATATGCCGGATGAGATGAGCGAGAAATATGCGGCACTGACGGAGACCGAAAAGAAACTGTGGGGTACGCGTATCAATCCTCGGCTGCAGCCTACCCACTATAACCGCCTCCAGGAAGGTATCGGTGATTACTTCTTGGGTAACTGGGAAAAGGCTAAGGAAATGCTGACTGTGGCCACAAAGAGTAAGAAAACAAATGGCGAAGCATATATGTGGCTCTCCCTAATTGCAGAACAAGAGGGTAATACAGGACAGGCTAAGAAGTATCTGGACCAAGCAGGGAAGCTAAATCCGCAAATTATGCAGCAGTACCAGTACGTCAAAGACCTGCCAATACTAAAATAA
- a CDS encoding helix-turn-helix domain-containing protein: protein MNEVQYIFEQDIKDKKRIGTGVFSKTGKKGYVGKMRTPYDLMSAQEKRQLNTNKVVTYSVYDTIMSYDDFKTLDELERTRILAEYLKRFSRKKISEEWGVKPYSVNNWVSQLGLSQPRQTPKTNSHRKEDEPAAGNEGFSIKLVGSFNGKEIQDRLMALAQILIDDRAYSITFVINENDNN from the coding sequence ATGAATGAAGTACAATATATATTTGAGCAGGATATAAAAGATAAGAAACGCATTGGAACCGGCGTATTTAGTAAGACCGGTAAAAAGGGTTATGTGGGTAAAATGAGGACTCCATATGACCTGATGAGCGCGCAAGAGAAAAGGCAATTAAATACCAATAAGGTGGTGACTTATTCTGTGTATGATACAATCATGTCGTATGATGATTTCAAAACACTTGATGAGTTAGAACGTACTAGAATACTGGCGGAGTACTTAAAACGTTTTTCCCGTAAGAAAATATCAGAAGAATGGGGAGTAAAGCCTTATTCGGTCAATAACTGGGTTTCCCAACTGGGTTTGAGTCAGCCAAGGCAGACACCAAAAACAAATAGCCACCGGAAAGAGGATGAACCGGCAGCCGGAAATGAAGGTTTTAGTATTAAGCTGGTTGGGTCTTTTAACGGCAAAGAAATCCAGGACAGACTAATGGCTTTGGCTCAAATATTAATTGACGACAGGGCTTACAGCATTACCTTTGTTATTAATGAAAACGACAATAACTAG
- a CDS encoding AMP-binding protein: MDKLWLQNWPEGVSTKLTYRLGEKPLHQYLTQNALDKPETIAYIYYGTEISWKELEHYVNRFANFLKSKGIVKGDRVGLFMQNCPQYIIAHYAVQKLGAIVGPISPMFKEWELEYEINDMGAKAVVAAQDLYPIVANVRDKMPTLELVVTTNYADFIPEEPTLPVPEEIILEKKLFDDTTDLLQAVKEHSAQLQSDEINLWDDVALFVYTSGTTGRPKGAMLTYGNALFKTAAAFHGNQSEKLKMGLTVMPIFHIAGMVMGVNIPVYSGMTTVMLTRYDAQAVVTAIEKYQCDFWYSIAPMNGELLGYPGIEKRDLSSLKLNLCTSFGFPVNQELSDAWKQLTNSCYLYEASYGLSETHTCDTIMPPEKIKFGSCGIPTFDTEVKILDPETGDPLPPGEQGEIVIKNPGVFKGYFNRPQATDETLKDGWVYTGDIGMIDQDGYLYFIGRVKEMIKCSGYSVFPEDVEAMLIKHPAVLQAGVIGVPDSRRGESVKAFIVLKQDFKGKVSAEDIITWSKEKMAAYKYPRFVEFRDSLPATGTGKVLRRLLKEAQ, translated from the coding sequence TTGGATAAGCTTTGGCTACAAAATTGGCCGGAAGGTGTGTCCACCAAGCTGACCTATCGATTAGGAGAAAAGCCTTTACACCAGTATCTAACCCAAAACGCTCTGGATAAACCGGAAACCATTGCGTATATCTATTATGGTACAGAAATTTCTTGGAAAGAACTGGAGCATTATGTAAATAGGTTTGCCAATTTTCTAAAAAGCAAGGGGATTGTTAAGGGTGACCGGGTAGGACTGTTTATGCAAAACTGTCCTCAATACATCATTGCTCATTATGCAGTGCAAAAGCTGGGAGCAATTGTCGGCCCCATCAGCCCCATGTTTAAAGAATGGGAATTGGAATACGAAATAAACGATATGGGAGCGAAAGCAGTGGTGGCGGCCCAGGACCTTTACCCCATTGTTGCCAACGTAAGGGATAAGATGCCTACTCTTGAATTAGTTGTAACTACCAATTACGCAGACTTTATTCCCGAAGAACCCACCCTGCCGGTGCCTGAAGAAATAATACTTGAAAAGAAACTATTTGACGATACAACAGACCTGTTGCAAGCTGTCAAAGAGCATAGCGCACAGCTTCAGAGCGATGAAATCAATCTTTGGGATGACGTAGCTTTATTCGTTTATACCTCCGGCACCACCGGCAGACCCAAAGGAGCCATGCTCACTTATGGTAATGCTCTTTTTAAGACTGCAGCTGCTTTTCATGGAAACCAATCGGAAAAACTCAAAATGGGTCTTACTGTAATGCCCATATTTCATATCGCGGGTATGGTGATGGGGGTAAATATTCCTGTTTACAGCGGCATGACTACTGTGATGTTAACCCGTTACGATGCTCAGGCAGTAGTAACGGCCATCGAAAAGTATCAATGTGACTTTTGGTATAGTATAGCACCCATGAATGGGGAACTATTGGGTTATCCTGGCATTGAAAAACGTGACTTGAGCAGTCTTAAATTGAATTTGTGTACAAGTTTTGGCTTTCCGGTAAATCAAGAATTGTCAGACGCCTGGAAACAGCTTACCAATAGCTGTTATTTATATGAAGCATCTTATGGGCTTAGCGAAACACATACTTGTGATACCATCATGCCCCCGGAAAAAATAAAATTCGGCTCTTGCGGAATCCCTACCTTCGATACTGAAGTTAAGATTTTGGACCCGGAGACCGGAGACCCGCTGCCGCCAGGTGAACAGGGAGAAATAGTGATTAAAAATCCCGGGGTATTTAAAGGATATTTTAATCGTCCCCAAGCCACTGATGAAACGCTTAAAGATGGCTGGGTTTACACCGGTGATATTGGCATGATTGATCAAGATGGTTATCTCTACTTCATTGGCAGGGTCAAAGAAATGATTAAATGCTCTGGGTACAGCGTTTTTCCTGAAGATGTGGAGGCGATGTTAATAAAGCACCCGGCTGTTCTGCAAGCGGGTGTTATTGGCGTGCCCGATTCAAGACGTGGTGAAAGTGTCAAAGCATTTATCGTGCTGAAGCAGGATTTTAAAGGCAAGGTGTCAGCTGAAGACATTATTACTTGGTCTAAAGAAAAGATGGCCGCTTACAAATATCCTCGCTTTGTAGAATTCCGTGATAGTCTGCCTGCGACCGGCACCGGCAAAGTGCTTCGCCGGCTGTTAAAAGAAGCTCAATAA